In a single window of the Thermofilum uzonense genome:
- a CDS encoding deoxyhypusine synthase has product MSGDRSSLLQTPVVDLSLDEAAENAGQLVKLLEKLGGFSARYVVRSANILLEMYRSGATVIYSFPANLVATGLRGLLADTVRHGLVNAVITTGGTFDHDIARGLGYKYYVGEFELDDAYLKELEIHRLGNILVPAENYGPPVEGFTHMMLEELSQVKTDWSPSELAFEAGRRLSDEKSILRASHLKNTPVFAPGVVDGAFGTAVYTFNEKSRASSTVKPIRIDLVRDMEKIADIIYSAEKLGGVMLGGGISKHHTIWWAQFRGGLDYAVAVTSAPEWDGSLSGARTREAISWGKIKPKANHVTVPGDATIIFPVIIGYAARELGVV; this is encoded by the coding sequence ATGAGCGGTGACAGATCCTCGCTACTACAAACCCCTGTAGTCGATTTAAGCCTTGATGAAGCCGCGGAGAACGCAGGCCAGCTCGTAAAACTCCTCGAAAAGCTCGGCGGCTTCTCAGCGAGATACGTTGTGAGGAGCGCAAACATACTGCTCGAGATGTACAGGAGCGGGGCAACAGTCATCTATAGCTTCCCGGCAAACCTAGTAGCTACGGGCCTTAGAGGCCTCCTAGCGGACACGGTGCGCCACGGCCTAGTCAACGCCGTCATAACCACTGGAGGTACATTCGACCACGACATAGCCAGGGGGCTGGGATACAAGTACTACGTGGGAGAGTTCGAGCTCGACGACGCCTACCTCAAGGAGCTCGAGATTCACCGCCTCGGCAACATACTCGTCCCAGCCGAGAACTATGGTCCACCCGTGGAGGGCTTCACGCACATGATGCTCGAGGAGCTTTCACAGGTCAAGACAGACTGGTCTCCAAGCGAGCTGGCATTCGAGGCCGGCAGGAGGCTCAGCGACGAGAAATCCATACTCAGAGCGTCACACCTAAAGAACACCCCTGTCTTCGCTCCTGGCGTAGTGGACGGCGCGTTCGGGACGGCAGTATACACCTTTAACGAGAAGAGCCGGGCAAGCTCGACAGTCAAGCCGATACGCATAGACCTGGTCAGAGACATGGAGAAAATAGCGGACATAATATACTCCGCAGAAAAGCTTGGAGGAGTAATGCTCGGCGGCGGAATCTCCAAACACCATACAATCTGGTGGGCCCAGTTCAGGGGAGGGCTAGACTACGCAGTAGCCGTAACCTCGGCTCCAGAGTGGGACGGCAGCCTGAGCGGCGCGAGGACCCGCGAGGCGATAAGCTGGGGGAAGATTAAGCCGAAAGCCAACCACGTCACGGTACCCGGGGACGCCACCATAATATTCCCGGTCATAATCGGTTACGCTGCAAGGGAGCTTGGGGTGGTCTGA
- a CDS encoding 50S ribosomal protein L22, translated as MPTWRYSVELDPVKTVKASLRDVSMSYKATVETLRLIKGKKLSEAKKILEEVASMKKPVPYRRFNGKVGHKKGVSGPGRYPVKVAKKLLGLLENLENNAEFKGLDVENLWIVHAAAHKSFKIRNYLPRAFGRATPYYDQLVHVEVIGEERV; from the coding sequence ATGCCTACATGGCGCTATAGTGTCGAGCTTGACCCGGTGAAGACGGTTAAAGCGTCTCTACGAGATGTCAGCATGTCGTACAAGGCTACAGTGGAGACTCTAAGACTCATCAAAGGTAAGAAGCTAAGCGAGGCTAAAAAAATCCTTGAAGAAGTAGCATCCATGAAGAAGCCGGTCCCATACAGGAGGTTTAATGGAAAAGTAGGGCACAAGAAGGGTGTGAGCGGTCCTGGGAGGTATCCCGTCAAGGTGGCTAAGAAGCTGCTAGGCCTCCTGGAGAACCTAGAGAACAATGCCGAGTTCAAGGGGTTAGACGTGGAGAACCTCTGGATAGTCCATGCTGCTGCCCATAAAAGCTTCAAGATAAGGAATTATCTTCCCAGGGCCTTTGGAAGGGCTACTCCCTACTACGACCAACTTGTCCACGTGGAGGTCATAGGGGAGGAGAGAGTCTAG
- the spt4 gene encoding transcription elongation factor subunit Spt4, giving the protein MPRKRKLPLKACTTCKALVQDEIEVCPVCGGREFSDDWDGFVAIISLEDSSIAKLLKTPKPSMYALKVR; this is encoded by the coding sequence ATGCCTCGTAAGAGAAAACTACCCCTAAAGGCTTGCACGACCTGCAAGGCCCTCGTCCAAGACGAGATCGAGGTATGCCCTGTGTGCGGTGGACGCGAGTTCTCAGACGACTGGGACGGGTTTGTGGCGATCATCTCCCTGGAGGATTCAAGCATTGCCAAGCTACTCAAAACCCCCAAGCCCAGCATGTACGCCTTAAAGGTAAGGTGA
- the rpmC gene encoding 50S ribosomal protein L29 encodes MPKGLLSIKEIREMSPEDRRKKLAELRAELARLRTQAARGSLEKPSLIRKTRRTIAMILTVEREAAKAQKQ; translated from the coding sequence ATGCCTAAGGGATTACTCTCGATTAAGGAGATCAGGGAGATGAGCCCAGAGGACAGGAGGAAGAAGCTAGCAGAGCTCAGGGCGGAGCTGGCCCGACTAAGAACACAGGCCGCTAGAGGTTCTCTTGAGAAGCCCTCCCTCATAAGGAAGACTAGAAGGACCATAGCAATGATACTCACAGTGGAGAGGGAGGCCGCGAAGGCTCAAAAACAATGA
- a CDS encoding restriction endonuclease gives MGSVLRAEIVLTSTVRLLSQQKTVSVSNIAQASGVDQLFVEDFLKSIGVLVEQGIVKTPLNSLLLRAWLAGYDVVTLALNSGWSTFEEVVAQALREAGFNAYRALRFKHQGKRYEVDILAVKSRLALCVDCKRWERLRESMLLKAAEAQRHRCEALARVIERGLPQVDIPVGDYEMIPVVVSLYRSSIPLYFGALIIDLRSLSQIASEDVIVFLRTGEIQPIRFQVSPRTRLF, from the coding sequence TTGGGCTCTGTTCTTAGAGCCGAAATAGTCCTTACGTCTACTGTTCGATTGCTTTCTCAACAAAAAACTGTAAGTGTTTCAAATATAGCTCAGGCTTCTGGAGTCGACCAATTATTTGTCGAAGATTTTTTGAAAAGCATCGGGGTACTTGTTGAGCAAGGAATAGTCAAGACCCCGCTTAACAGTCTCCTACTTCGAGCCTGGCTAGCCGGCTACGATGTAGTCACGCTTGCACTGAATTCTGGTTGGAGCACATTTGAGGAAGTCGTAGCGCAAGCCTTACGCGAGGCAGGCTTCAATGCCTACAGGGCGCTGAGATTCAAGCACCAGGGAAAGCGCTACGAGGTAGACATCCTGGCCGTAAAGTCCAGGCTAGCCCTATGCGTTGACTGTAAGCGTTGGGAGAGGCTACGTGAAAGCATGCTTCTTAAAGCCGCCGAGGCTCAAAGGCATCGATGCGAGGCGTTGGCAAGGGTAATCGAGAGAGGCTTGCCCCAGGTCGACATACCCGTAGGGGATTACGAGATGATACCAGTCGTGGTCTCCCTATACAGGTCATCCATACCTCTGTATTTTGGAGCACTGATAATAGATCTCAGGAGTCTTTCCCAGATAGCCTCAGAGGACGTGATAGTGTTCCTCAGGACCGGAGAGATTCAGCCTATACGTTTCCAAGTCTCACCCAGAACACGTCTTTTCTAG
- a CDS encoding tryptophan--tRNA ligase: MSQEGYNVTPWEARGKIDYDKLIQEFGVERLSEPLLARINTLAGGLHPLLRRGFFFAHRDLSLVLDDYEAGRGFFLYTGRAPSKAPMHIAHIVPFIATRWLQHSFGVNTYIEIPDEEKFLAKKVDSLEEVEPYIRQDILNIAALGFDENKTFIFRDSEYIGKMYRPAVLVARHINLSTARAVFGFDNETSIGLIFYPALQIVPTLFENRRPLIPCGIDQDPYFRLQRDIAPRLNRYKTAELLSKLAWGLTGPESKMSASEPETAIMLNDPPEVVKKKIMNAFTGGRATVEEQRKLGGVPEVCTVFHWYSLLFEEDDKKLEERYWACKTGKLLCGECKAELVKRINHFLALHNEKVKDVEKKVSKYMYDGKLAQEMWNWEFKP, encoded by the coding sequence ATGTCTCAGGAAGGATATAACGTAACACCCTGGGAGGCTAGGGGAAAAATAGACTATGATAAACTGATCCAGGAGTTCGGGGTTGAAAGGCTCAGCGAACCTCTGCTGGCCAGGATTAACACCCTAGCGGGTGGTCTTCACCCTCTCCTCCGTAGAGGCTTCTTTTTCGCACACAGGGATCTCAGCCTCGTGTTGGACGATTACGAGGCTGGCAGAGGCTTCTTCCTGTATACTGGGAGAGCGCCTAGCAAGGCTCCTATGCATATTGCTCACATTGTTCCCTTTATCGCCACGAGGTGGCTTCAGCACTCTTTTGGGGTTAACACGTACATAGAGATCCCTGACGAGGAGAAGTTTCTCGCAAAAAAAGTTGACTCTCTTGAGGAAGTTGAGCCCTATATCAGGCAGGACATTCTTAATATAGCGGCCCTAGGATTTGACGAGAACAAGACATTCATCTTTCGCGACAGCGAGTACATCGGCAAGATGTACAGGCCGGCCGTGCTGGTCGCCCGGCATATAAACCTCTCAACCGCCAGGGCTGTTTTCGGCTTCGACAACGAGACTAGCATAGGGCTTATCTTCTACCCTGCGCTCCAGATAGTCCCGACACTCTTCGAGAACCGCAGACCCCTAATTCCATGCGGTATAGACCAGGATCCATACTTCAGGCTTCAACGCGATATAGCCCCCAGGCTGAACAGGTACAAGACTGCAGAACTACTATCCAAGCTTGCATGGGGGCTTACGGGCCCAGAGAGTAAGATGTCTGCCTCCGAGCCTGAGACCGCTATAATGCTCAACGATCCTCCCGAGGTGGTGAAGAAGAAAATAATGAATGCTTTTACAGGCGGTAGAGCAACTGTCGAGGAACAACGTAAGCTTGGAGGAGTTCCCGAGGTTTGCACGGTCTTCCACTGGTATAGCCTTTTATTCGAGGAGGACGACAAGAAACTAGAGGAGAGATACTGGGCCTGTAAGACTGGGAAACTCCTGTGCGGTGAATGTAAAGCGGAGCTGGTTAAGAGGATCAATCACTTCCTAGCCCTGCACAACGAGAAGGTAAAAGACGTTGAAAAGAAGGTTTCAAAGTACATGTATGACGGGAAGCTTGCGCAGGAGATGTGGAACTGGGAGTTCAAGCCCTGA
- a CDS encoding LSm family protein: MEGTVDLLAESVGKSVLVKLKGGREIRGTLKSFDYHLNLILENAEEVKGNKTRQYGTIIVRGDNVVLISPAPA, translated from the coding sequence ATGGAGGGAACAGTAGACTTGCTCGCCGAATCAGTGGGTAAAAGCGTGCTTGTCAAGCTGAAAGGTGGACGAGAGATACGGGGCACCCTTAAGAGCTTCGATTATCATTTGAATCTTATACTAGAGAACGCGGAGGAGGTGAAAGGCAACAAGACAAGACAGTATGGAACAATAATTGTCAGGGGCGACAACGTGGTTTTAATAAGCCCCGCGCCAGCCTAA
- the rnp1 gene encoding ribonuclease P protein component 1, which yields MKITPRNILRHELIGLQVEVVEASNPSLIGIKGLVLDETKNTLLIGEPGGKKRKVIKHQAYFLFELPDGTRVMVDGRYLVGRPAERLKAKLYSY from the coding sequence ATGAAAATCACTCCTCGCAATATCCTAAGGCACGAGCTTATCGGGCTTCAGGTCGAGGTTGTCGAGGCTAGTAACCCGAGCCTTATAGGGATAAAGGGGTTAGTCCTCGACGAGACCAAGAACACTCTGCTTATAGGCGAGCCCGGCGGTAAGAAAAGGAAGGTCATAAAGCACCAGGCATACTTTTTATTCGAGCTCCCCGACGGTACACGCGTAATGGTCGACGGGAGATACCTCGTGGGGCGGCCTGCGGAGAGACTGAAGGCTAAGCTTTACAGTTACTAG
- a CDS encoding 30S ribosomal protein S17, with amino-acid sequence MPKKHVGIPGLNPPDKKCDDPLCPWHGTLPVRGQVLEVTVEDVKMNRAAVVVHEYLYYNKKYKRYERRQTKKHVRVPECIEVKPGDRVIIGETRPLAKSISYVVLAKVQR; translated from the coding sequence ATGCCTAAGAAACACGTTGGTATCCCGGGTCTCAACCCGCCCGATAAGAAATGCGACGACCCACTATGCCCGTGGCACGGTACGCTGCCCGTCAGAGGGCAGGTATTAGAGGTCACAGTGGAGGACGTTAAGATGAACAGGGCTGCCGTCGTTGTACACGAGTACCTCTACTACAATAAGAAGTACAAGAGGTATGAGCGTCGGCAAACAAAGAAGCACGTAAGGGTTCCCGAGTGCATAGAGGTGAAGCCAGGCGACCGAGTCATAATAGGCGAGACAAGACCCCTCGCAAAATCTATATCCTACGTCGTTCTTGCAAAGGTTCAGAGGTGA
- a CDS encoding DNA cytosine methyltransferase has translation MFGVVDLFSGAGGFSRGFKEEGFRILLGVENMPPVAEAYAANFPEAKVLPLDIKEVHSLDVYKITGKPDVIIGGPPCEAYTRANPRRREDPYERLYDDPLGSLVLHFIRMVGDLQPKVFVMENVPGIMDDGLDLVLRREFAEAGYSKIYFNILHAEDYGTPSHRTRVFISNIPIEPPKQRKVVVAEALEGLPPPDPFYGVPNHEPVPLGHRRLKRIARLRWGEPLVRYRGYKGRILGNIVRLHPYRVAPTVMGSSRFVHPFEDRLLTVREQARLMGFPDYHVFLGGRDVQFNEVGEAVPVPLARAIAREVKKYLETQT, from the coding sequence GTGTTTGGTGTAGTGGACCTGTTCTCGGGGGCTGGGGGGTTCTCGAGGGGGTTTAAGGAAGAGGGGTTTAGGATCCTCCTTGGGGTTGAGAACATGCCCCCCGTAGCCGAGGCTTACGCTGCCAACTTTCCGGAGGCAAAGGTGTTACCGCTCGACATAAAGGAGGTTCATTCACTGGACGTGTACAAGATTACCGGCAAGCCCGACGTTATCATCGGTGGCCCCCCCTGCGAGGCCTATACGCGGGCTAATCCTCGTCGGCGGGAGGACCCGTATGAGAGGCTTTATGATGACCCTCTCGGCTCCCTGGTGCTCCACTTTATAAGGATGGTGGGGGACCTGCAGCCGAAGGTTTTCGTTATGGAGAACGTGCCGGGCATAATGGACGACGGCCTGGATCTCGTCCTCAGGAGGGAGTTTGCAGAGGCCGGGTATAGCAAGATCTACTTTAATATCCTCCACGCGGAGGACTACGGGACCCCGTCCCACAGGACGCGGGTTTTCATCTCGAATATCCCGATAGAGCCGCCTAAGCAGCGTAAGGTTGTCGTCGCGGAGGCGTTGGAGGGGCTGCCTCCCCCGGACCCCTTCTATGGCGTCCCGAACCACGAGCCTGTTCCTCTGGGTCACCGTCGCTTGAAGCGTATAGCCAGGTTGAGGTGGGGCGAGCCCCTGGTGAGGTATAGGGGTTATAAGGGTAGGATACTTGGGAACATCGTGAGGCTCCACCCTTACAGGGTTGCCCCCACGGTTATGGGTTCTTCCAGGTTTGTGCACCCGTTTGAGGATAGGCTTCTCACAGTGAGAGAGCAGGCGCGTCTAATGGGGTTCCCCGACTACCACGTTTTCCTGGGGGGCAGGGATGTCCAGTTTAACGAGGTGGGAGAGGCTGTGCCTGTCCCGCTTGCAAGGGCCATAGCAAGGGAGGTGAAAAAGTATCTTGAGACTCAAACCTAG
- a CDS encoding 50S ribosomal protein L37e, protein MVKGTTSFGKRGSGKTHIRCRRCGHHSFNVRKGYCAHCGFGRSKRIRSYDWKNKKTITRLRLPSK, encoded by the coding sequence ATGGTCAAGGGGACGACTTCTTTCGGTAAGAGGGGCTCCGGGAAGACGCACATACGGTGCAGGAGGTGTGGCCACCACAGCTTCAACGTCAGGAAAGGCTACTGCGCACACTGCGGATTCGGGCGCTCAAAGAGGATACGCAGCTACGACTGGAAAAACAAGAAAACAATAACCCGTCTAAGGCTGCCTTCTAAGTAG
- a CDS encoding ATP/GTP-binding protein has product MKNIVVFLGPAGSGKTSLTAAFGRWLKAKMLIPSTYVNLDPGVEYLPYRPDVDVRDYVTVEKVMQDYKLGPNGALLKSAEIACKHLPEIREKVEKYPSPYVLVDTPGQMELFLYRDFGPRFVEEFREVGYIIGVVILDPTLVAKAHDVVSLKLQAMIVSLRLGIDAIPVVNKADAQTFNPRLLTDAAYLREQLAGTKGLSSEISERILELLDEYRLAIRIPLISSITGQGLEELYDLLHEIFCACGDLT; this is encoded by the coding sequence ATGAAGAATATTGTCGTTTTTCTAGGCCCAGCCGGGAGCGGCAAAACCTCCCTTACGGCAGCCTTCGGTAGATGGCTAAAGGCTAAGATGCTGATACCGTCAACCTATGTGAACCTAGACCCTGGTGTCGAGTATCTCCCCTACAGGCCAGACGTGGACGTGAGGGACTATGTGACAGTAGAGAAGGTGATGCAGGACTACAAGCTGGGCCCAAACGGGGCGCTCCTTAAGAGCGCCGAGATAGCCTGTAAGCATCTTCCGGAGATTAGGGAGAAGGTTGAGAAGTACCCCTCGCCCTACGTCCTCGTAGATACCCCTGGCCAGATGGAGTTGTTTCTTTACAGGGATTTCGGGCCGCGTTTCGTGGAGGAGTTCCGGGAGGTAGGGTACATAATAGGTGTCGTGATACTAGACCCGACGCTTGTAGCCAAGGCCCACGACGTGGTCTCGCTAAAGCTACAAGCGATGATCGTAAGCCTCAGGCTGGGGATAGACGCTATACCCGTGGTAAACAAGGCCGATGCCCAGACTTTTAACCCAAGGCTACTCACGGACGCGGCTTACCTACGTGAACAGCTCGCAGGGACGAAAGGCTTGAGCAGCGAGATATCGGAGAGGATACTGGAATTGCTGGACGAGTACAGGCTAGCTATAAGGATACCCCTGATTTCGAGCATTACGGGTCAGGGGCTTGAAGAACTGTACGATCTTCTTCACGAGATATTCTGCGCATGCGGGGACCTCACATAG
- a CDS encoding RecB-family nuclease: MEKNSIIPVLHNTQSSQRLAEVARTVYGLGFNYLIVTKAVGSAAQVGVPEAQKLAYKFGRNLLVLADLSEAIELLQPRKVLLVMPGKYGGRGLHEALAEAAKELREGDKVFLVFGGVEPGLSQRELKLGEMVSPEGVEEDIGTVALVAISLYRVNELLRRQP, encoded by the coding sequence TTGGAGAAAAACTCTATAATCCCTGTGCTCCATAATACTCAGAGCTCTCAGCGCCTAGCCGAGGTTGCACGCACAGTCTATGGGCTCGGATTTAACTACCTCATAGTCACGAAAGCTGTGGGGTCAGCCGCCCAGGTGGGTGTCCCCGAGGCCCAGAAGCTTGCATACAAGTTCGGTAGAAACCTCCTAGTGTTGGCAGACCTCTCAGAGGCTATAGAGCTCCTACAGCCCAGGAAGGTTCTCCTGGTTATGCCTGGCAAGTATGGTGGGCGGGGGCTCCACGAGGCCCTGGCAGAGGCGGCTAAAGAGTTGCGAGAGGGTGACAAGGTGTTCCTGGTGTTCGGGGGTGTAGAGCCAGGGCTGTCGCAGCGCGAGTTAAAGCTTGGAGAAATGGTTAGCCCGGAGGGGGTTGAGGAGGATATAGGGACTGTCGCCCTGGTCGCTATCTCGCTTTACAGGGTTAACGAGCTACTTAGAAGGCAGCCTTAG
- a CDS encoding 30S ribosomal protein S3 yields MPTVTRETISQGIRYMMLHEYIQRQFVRASYVHTQVFKTPIGTKVIIYAGVPGMVIGRRGANIKALADVLEKEFGLENPQVDVVEVPNQDLNAKIMAYRIARALVRGVRFRRAAMIALNRIMAAGARGAEVVISGKLTSQRHRTERFTRGYLPKSGEPGEELVDEAIVHVLLKLGMYGVKVRIMRPSKMPDTIELKAPQTVTST; encoded by the coding sequence ATGCCGACGGTCACGCGTGAAACCATATCTCAAGGAATCCGTTACATGATGCTTCACGAGTACATCCAGAGGCAGTTTGTCCGTGCAAGCTATGTACACACGCAGGTCTTTAAGACACCCATCGGAACCAAGGTCATCATTTATGCCGGCGTCCCAGGGATGGTTATAGGTCGCAGGGGAGCAAATATAAAGGCTCTCGCGGACGTTCTCGAGAAGGAGTTCGGTCTAGAAAACCCCCAGGTTGACGTTGTCGAGGTTCCAAACCAGGACCTCAACGCCAAGATAATGGCGTACAGGATAGCAAGGGCACTAGTTCGCGGAGTAAGGTTCCGCAGAGCAGCGATGATCGCACTTAACAGGATTATGGCCGCTGGTGCAAGAGGGGCGGAGGTCGTTATAAGCGGGAAGCTTACAAGCCAGAGACACAGGACAGAGAGGTTCACGAGAGGATACCTGCCAAAATCTGGTGAACCCGGTGAGGAGCTCGTCGACGAGGCCATAGTCCACGTCCTGCTGAAGCTGGGGATGTACGGCGTCAAGGTCAGGATAATGAGACCGTCCAAGATGCCGGATACTATCGAGCTAAAAGCGCCCCAGACCGTTACCTCTACATAA
- the rpl14p gene encoding 50S ribosomal protein L14, whose translation MAKRGPKTVGVSYRLGLTPGIFMESLVKVADNSGATLAKVIGVPHYKAVWRRVPGAAVGDMVVVSIRAGKPELRKQVMRAIVIRQRRPYRRADGTWIAFEDNAVVIITPEGDPKGTEIRGPLAKEAAERWPKLPPMASIII comes from the coding sequence ATGGCCAAGAGAGGCCCAAAGACAGTTGGCGTTTCATACAGGCTTGGATTGACCCCTGGCATCTTCATGGAGAGCCTGGTAAAGGTTGCTGACAACTCCGGTGCGACACTCGCCAAGGTTATAGGCGTCCCCCACTATAAGGCAGTCTGGAGGAGGGTCCCCGGCGCCGCGGTGGGAGACATGGTTGTTGTCTCTATAAGGGCAGGCAAGCCGGAGCTTAGAAAGCAGGTCATGAGGGCGATAGTGATCAGGCAGCGGAGACCATACAGGAGAGCGGACGGAACCTGGATCGCCTTTGAAGACAATGCCGTGGTAATAATAACGCCTGAAGGCGACCCCAAGGGCACAGAGATAAGGGGGCCCCTCGCGAAGGAGGCGGCCGAGAGGTGGCCTAAACTACCCCCTATGGCCTCCATAATCATTTAA
- a CDS encoding Cdc6/Cdc18 family protein: MSVEDIFHQYLESKIFKQREKLLPDYVPEELPHRDEQIMTLAKVLAPALSGSRPSNVFIYGLTGTGKTAVTKYVLRKMRESSQRRIDYVYINCRQNNTSYRVLAELAKHVGVKVPFTGLALGEVMKRLIQGLERQRSIIIVVLDEIDNLVKRQGDDVLYFLTRVNEELSNSKVSLIGITNDLKFTEFLDARVKSSLGEEELVFPPYNAVQLEDILQRRAREALKEGAIEDDVIKKVAAIAARQNGDCRLALDILLKAADIADREGASKVTLTHVDKARSEIEKNLAVDIIKTMPLHVKLVLASIYLLSKNEGSKMITTGLVYDKYKELVNKLGMEPVTSRRISDIINELDVVGIINARVISLGRYGRTKVVSIGVPLKNVEEGLASDTLLKFFLESM; encoded by the coding sequence ATGTCGGTAGAGGACATTTTTCACCAGTACTTAGAGTCTAAAATCTTCAAGCAGCGGGAAAAGCTCCTACCCGACTATGTACCTGAGGAGCTGCCCCATAGGGATGAACAGATCATGACCCTGGCAAAGGTTCTGGCGCCCGCCCTCTCGGGGTCTCGCCCATCTAACGTTTTCATATACGGGTTGACGGGGACCGGTAAGACTGCCGTCACCAAATATGTCTTGAGGAAGATGCGTGAAAGCTCTCAGCGAAGGATAGACTACGTCTACATCAACTGCAGACAAAACAACACTAGCTACAGAGTCTTAGCTGAGCTGGCAAAACACGTCGGGGTTAAAGTCCCCTTCACAGGGCTAGCCCTCGGAGAAGTCATGAAGAGGCTTATCCAGGGCCTGGAGAGGCAGAGAAGCATAATAATAGTCGTCCTAGACGAGATTGATAACCTCGTTAAGAGGCAGGGCGACGACGTACTTTACTTCCTCACGAGGGTCAACGAGGAGCTCTCCAACTCTAAGGTGAGCCTCATAGGTATAACTAACGATTTGAAGTTCACCGAGTTTCTCGACGCCCGGGTCAAGAGCAGCCTGGGAGAGGAGGAGCTGGTGTTCCCGCCCTACAACGCTGTCCAGCTTGAAGACATTTTGCAGAGAAGGGCTAGGGAGGCGCTCAAGGAGGGAGCAATCGAGGACGACGTTATCAAGAAGGTTGCCGCTATAGCCGCAAGGCAGAACGGTGATTGCCGGCTAGCGTTGGACATACTCCTTAAGGCAGCGGATATCGCTGATCGTGAAGGGGCTAGCAAGGTTACCCTGACTCACGTGGACAAGGCTAGGAGCGAGATAGAGAAGAACCTAGCCGTAGACATTATAAAGACTATGCCTCTCCACGTCAAACTGGTCCTGGCATCTATATACCTCCTCTCCAAAAACGAGGGATCAAAAATGATAACAACAGGCCTGGTCTACGACAAGTACAAGGAGCTCGTGAACAAGCTGGGGATGGAGCCCGTAACCTCGCGGAGAATCAGCGACATAATTAATGAGCTCGACGTCGTGGGCATTATAAACGCCAGGGTTATAAGCCTTGGACGCTACGGCAGGACAAAAGTCGTCTCGATAGGCGTGCCACTAAAAAACGTGGAGGAGGGTCTTGCCAGCGATACGCTCCTCAAATTCTTCCTCGAGTCTATGTGA
- a CDS encoding DNA-directed RNA polymerase: protein MYKLILLEDTVKIPPKLFGKPLNEAALEVLKEDFEGRVLEGIGLVVSVLGAEVSEEGYLTFGDAGSYHQARFTALVFSPVNQEVVEGEVVLVENIGITVRLGAVDGFIHRSQVFPSKEVIYDRDQGVVIAESGKRIIRRGDVVRARVTGVTYDVQRGQLRVRLTMRQPYLGKLEHIKELIEKQKKGEKDAS from the coding sequence ATGTATAAGCTAATATTGCTCGAGGACACGGTCAAGATACCTCCAAAGCTTTTCGGGAAGCCGTTGAATGAGGCGGCCCTAGAGGTCCTCAAGGAGGACTTCGAGGGGAGGGTCCTAGAAGGCATAGGGCTAGTAGTCTCGGTGCTGGGTGCAGAGGTCTCCGAGGAGGGCTACCTCACCTTTGGAGATGCAGGCTCATACCACCAGGCGAGGTTCACCGCCCTCGTCTTCAGCCCCGTGAACCAGGAGGTGGTTGAGGGCGAGGTGGTCTTAGTAGAGAATATAGGCATAACCGTCAGGCTAGGCGCGGTAGACGGGTTCATCCACAGGTCCCAGGTTTTCCCGAGCAAAGAGGTCATCTATGACAGGGATCAAGGCGTCGTGATAGCGGAAAGCGGCAAGAGGATAATAAGGAGAGGCGACGTTGTGAGGGCTAGAGTCACGGGCGTTACATACGACGTGCAGAGGGGACAGCTGCGGGTAAGGCTCACCATGCGCCAGCCCTACCTCGGCAAGCTCGAGCATATAAAGGAGCTAATCGAGAAGCAGAAGAAGGGTGAGAAGGATGCCTCGTAA